In Acomys russatus chromosome 28, mAcoRus1.1, whole genome shotgun sequence, the genomic window CCCGCTCGCCCAAGCCACTGTCAAAGTGGTTCGTTCTCTCTCACCCTGCCCTCTTCTTCCCACGTGGCCCGCAGGCGGCAACAATGCCTTGGAACTGGGGTGGCTTGCAGAGAGGTGCGCGAGGCTCCCACCTGGTTCCTTTCCTGCCTATGACTGCACGGCCATAGCCTCCTTCCAGTCCGCCCCCTTCTCCATCCCACAGTTCTGGTCCCTGCCTCACCGAGAGTGGTAAGCACGTGTCTGAGCTCCGCTCCCATGACTTTGCCGTTTCCCTCTTTGTCAAACACACGAAGCCCCTCTAGGTAGTCCTCATATGTGCCTTGGTCCCTGTTCTTGGCCACCGCCTGTAGCATGGGCAGGAAGGTCTCAAAGTCTACACGTCGGGACTTCAGCTCtagagatgggaaaggaggtgAGAGAGGGGCCGCTGAGGTCGCATCCATCCCTAGTGTGGTCGCTTTCATCCCTTTGAGCATTCAGCGTGCTCTTCTGCTCTCTATTTGACAGTTTTTGAAGTCCTGAGATCCAGCCCAGCGTCCTCTCTCACCTTACCAATATTCTATCATTGAAAACGgatactgggggctggagagatgtctcagtggttaagagcactgcctgctcttccagaggacccgggttcaattcccagcacccacatggcagctcacgtctgtctgtaactctaagatctgacaccctcacaccaatgcacataaattaaaatttaaataaaatattttaaaaacagaaaagaaaaagtgatacTGGCctagtgtggtggcgcacgcctttaatcccagcactcgagaggcagaagcaggtggatcgctgtgagttcaaggccagcctgttctacaaagcgagtccaggacagtcaaggctacacagagaaaccctgtgtcaaaagaaagaaagaaagaaaactgatacTGTTGCTGGGCCTGGGGTGGTgcggttttgtttctttttgggtttttgtttgtttgttttgttttgttttttggtttctctgtgtagccttggctgtcctggacttgctttgtagaccaggctggccttgaactcacagcgatcacctgcctctgcctcccgagtgctgggattaaaggagtatgccaccacgcccagcatggtggtgctgttttgtaACCACAGCTACCAcaaaaattcaaggccaggcagagcaacTTCGACattgtatggggggggggggggagcaggagaggagggcTGGGCATAGAGTGCAGTGGAAGGACACACTCAAAACAGAGGAAACTGGTAACCCATGTGTGGTGCCTCACACCtcagtcccagtactcaggggcagaggaagggagatctatgagtttgagaccagcttggtctctctagtgagttccaggccagccaggactatgtagagagaccctatctaaaagaTGATGAAGACAACCCTATCTAAAAATAATACCAATCaactaattaaaaaagagaaaggaagctggggGCTACGGCTGGTGGGATAGCATTGTGGCctccaggccaacctgagtaACCTGGTGAGAACCTGTTTTAAAAGGTACAAAGAGTTGCTCTGTTATAAAGTGTTTGCCTATGTTGCCCTAGGCCCTGGATTCGGCcgtagcaccacataaactggagTAATCCCACCACTGCAGTGGGCAGTagacaggaggctgaggaaagaggatCAGCATCCAATGTCAACCCGTGGCTGGCatactgaaaccctgtctcaaaaacaacaacaacaaaaaaaaaaaaaaaacaaagagaaagctgTATTCAACCTCCCaacaccaagaaaaagaaaacagaaaagccacaCATCCCAGGGTAATCTCTCACCTTCGCTCTTGGGGTTCCCCAGGACCTTGAGCACTTCGGCGTTGGTGGGGTTCTGGCCCAGGGCCCTCATCAGGTCCCCACACTGGCTGTACAGGATCTTGCCGTCACCCACTCTGTCAAACAGCTCAAAGGCCTCTCTGAATTCTGAGGTGTAAAGAGGAGGCCACGTGATGAAGGACCCCCATCGCCTTCAGAAGGACGGGAGGTGGAGTTCGGGAATTAATCTGCTAGAGctgggcagaaaagggagggaaacgGACGCGCGTGCGTGGGAGGCATCAAGGTCAAGGCTGTAGCTGGGACAGAGAATCTGACCAAGATATTGGACAATAGGGCTTAGGAAATGGGCTTCTCACCCTCCAGCTGGTCCTTGTTAAACTCGATCTGTAGAAGGGAAAAAAGCAGGTGAGCAGACACGGCAGAGTTCTCTAGCTACCAACCAACTGGCAGCCTCTTCTGGGGAGGGGCCCAAAGGCATGAGGCTGGGAGCCCAGCCTCCCCTTCCCAGCGCTGGGCCTTGGGAGAATCCCAGGAGGAATTACAGGGGGAGGGTTTCCTGGGAACAGGGCTAATCCCAAGCCacctgttcccttccctccactaccCCAGTCCTGCATCCCTCACATAACTGGGGGCTGAACAAAGGCTAAATTTACCCCTGCCCCCAGCTGTGATTGTCTAACAAGTCTCCCCTCCTGGGGTTCAGGGATGTGGCCTTTTGAGTTGAACATGGAACCGGGGACAGACAGCAGCTCTCTCCCTTCACCTTGAAATGGACTCTGCCTAGGAACCCTAACTACCTTCCATTGTTCACTCATTCCCTACCTTTTCCGGGTATTCCCAGACCCCCCAAGCCTGCATCGCATCCTTGAGTGACCCCTTCCAACCTCGCACGTCCCCAGGACTCACCACCACTTTGGAGAGATCCACAGGGGGCTCCTGGGATTTTGCAGGGGCCTGGGGGGCAGCTGGCTCAGCCTTGGTCTTGGCTGGAGGGGTTCCTGTGGTGGACTTGGCAGCAGGCTTAGAGATGGAGGGCCCGGCTGGTTTCTTCACAGGAACATCCTTCTTGGGAGGCATGATGTCAGGTGGGCCAGAGGACAGTGTGCCGGTGGGGGCACCCATCTCTGTTTAAATAGGCAGGGAGTCTGGGATGTCAAGGGGCGggggcaagggcaggggcagggagccAGTTGGCTGTGACAAGAGTGAGGGAGAGTTCTGCCTATCTGCCCTCACTCCCCTGGCCGCCTGTGATCCAGAACTCCTGCCTCAAAGTTTTCTTCCCTCTGTCACTCCTCCCCTAAAGATGGATAGGACTGTTTCCTTTAAGGGTGGGGGACACAAGGGGCTTCTCAGAATAGGGGCTGTTAACCTTCAGGGTGACGATAGGACGTTTGAGATAGAAGgtaagggaagagggaagaagctaaaataaacaaaaacctgcaTTAGCTATAGACTGTAGAAGGTACAAGCTATAGAAAGGCACGGGGGTATGGCCGGGGGCTGGCCAGGATAGGAGCCTAGTGTGTCGAGTGGGAAATTTTAAAACCAGTTCTGGAAACTGTAAAAGGGAGGGCCGGAGGTCTCTATTGCCTTCTGCCCACTCCTCTATACATAGAACATGCAGTCCTTGAGCCACTACCGACCCCCAACCTGGAACTATACACAGCAACCGGAGCATACACAGCTTTGCCTGCTGCCCCCTACACGTGGGGCTGATTAGGGGCTCGGGTGTAGACAAAGGTTTAGCTTTAACAGCTGCCACACATAGGTCCAAAGAAGGAATGTTTTTCAACAAGCAGTGTTACTCAAGTCAGACAAAAGGCTAGGATGTCTAATGAgcttggggacacacacacacacacacacacacacacacacacacacacacacacacacacacacacacggctctgGAAGACAATGAGCCTTCCAATCATCCAAAAGGTTACAGGATCTCCTTCAGGGTTCATAGGTCCGCACATCCCACACCCCAACCGAGAGGACAATGAAAAATCCTCATTTGACTTTGAGTGACAAATCTTGCTGGTAGCGCTGGCAAAGGGAAGGGGTGATGTTTGGGAGCTAGAAGGAGGTTCCGCTCTTGGAGAAAGAAGACTTAGGTGGCATTCCGAGAGACTGGTCATTCCACTTAGGCCCTGGGGTTCGCGGATGATGATGCAGTGTCCCATTTGTAAAAACGCATCAGAAcctttttattacaaaatttcCCCTTTTTGGGGGGGCGGATAAGGAGTCCTTCCGCAAACAATACACTTGTTTCTGTCATCCCCTAAGCCCTAGAGAGGAAAAAAGCCCTCCCAGCCCTGCAAAACTCACCTTGCCGGGTCAGAGAAAGAGGGGGCCTGGGGGCCTCAGGGCAGCTCCGGACCCTAAAGAGTTAACTGCGGAGTATTCTGGGAGTCGTAGTCCGCGCTCGCCCTCTGGCTCACGAAAAACCTTTCTCCGACGGTGACTTCCGGTCCGTGGTGGCCGTGAGTGAGTCAGGCTCTGAAGTGTGGGGCGGTTCCGGAATGGAAAGGGCTTGAGCTGTCCCCACTCGTGACCATGCGGCTGCCGACCCACGGACTCCCGCAGGGCAGGGGACGTGGTCTGGGGTAGGGCCTGGTACTTGGGGGCGGGGCTGCCTCTGGCAGCGAAGGTCCGAGCTCGCAGAATTGTGTGGCTTGAAGCAGTAACCtgcaaagtttttaattttttttttcacatttgatCTCAGCTGACAGACCTAGAAGCGGGCGACTGAAGTAAATGGTACGATTTACAGTTCCTCCTAGTCGTATGCCCCAGGTCCCCGCTCTGCTGAGGGCGCCTGTGCACGCACCGCggtccccgccccctccccacctcgaAATGCAGCCCTGCCCTTTCAGGCACCGTGGCCCAGCCA contains:
- the Myl6b gene encoding myosin light chain 6B — encoded protein: MGAPTGTLSSGPPDIMPPKKDVPVKKPAGPSISKPAAKSTTGTPPAKTKAEPAAPQAPAKSQEPPVDLSKVVIEFNKDQLEEFREAFELFDRVGDGKILYSQCGDLMRALGQNPTNAEVLKVLGNPKSEELKSRRVDFETFLPMLQAVAKNRDQGTYEDYLEGLRVFDKEGNGKVMGAELRHVLTTLGEKMTEEEVETVLAGHEDINGCINYEAFLKHILSL